Proteins encoded within one genomic window of Panacibacter microcysteis:
- a CDS encoding YciI family protein — translation MPQFLILATDYKDEQALTRRLQVREVHLARMRTEKEKAVFIFGGARLNASGNMCGSMLVIALPDISTVEQWIEEDPYIKGKVWESVEILPFKTAAV, via the coding sequence ATGCCGCAGTTCCTGATACTTGCTACCGACTATAAAGATGAACAAGCCTTAACAAGAAGGTTACAGGTAAGAGAAGTACACCTGGCCCGTATGCGGACGGAAAAAGAAAAGGCTGTTTTTATCTTTGGCGGCGCAAGGTTGAACGCATCGGGTAATATGTGCGGTTCTATGCTTGTTATAGCGTTGCCAGATATCTCCACAGTTGAACAATGGATTGAAGAGGACCCTTACATTAAGGGAAAAGTTTGGGAGTCTGTGGAAATACTTCCATTTAAAACTGCCGCTGTTTAA